A section of the Caballeronia sp. M1242 genome encodes:
- a CDS encoding CYTH domain-containing protein: protein MAMEREIKLALPPSQHDDVARFFDQRAGAGRPFDLGNVYFDTPQLALAEAKAALRLRRAPDEWLQTYKTLGESRAGMHSRHEWEMPVKGEALEIDALLAACDDEAAREALKAAAPELVALFRTDYRRIVWDVEHEGAQIEVALDLGEVTADVDGETRRAEISELEFELKSGNEHALETLSAEVRGAFPELVPEDLSKAQRGYRLREQPQSGIQDAEA, encoded by the coding sequence GTGGCAATGGAACGCGAAATCAAGCTGGCGCTGCCGCCGTCGCAGCATGACGACGTGGCGCGTTTCTTCGACCAACGCGCCGGCGCGGGCAGGCCGTTCGATCTGGGCAACGTGTATTTCGACACGCCTCAGCTCGCGCTCGCCGAGGCCAAGGCCGCGCTGCGCCTGCGCCGCGCGCCGGACGAATGGCTGCAGACGTACAAGACGCTCGGCGAATCGCGCGCGGGCATGCACAGCCGCCACGAGTGGGAAATGCCGGTGAAAGGCGAGGCGCTCGAAATCGACGCGCTGCTCGCCGCCTGCGACGACGAAGCCGCCCGCGAGGCGCTCAAAGCCGCCGCGCCGGAGCTGGTCGCGCTGTTTCGCACGGACTACCGGCGCATCGTGTGGGACGTCGAGCATGAGGGCGCGCAGATCGAAGTGGCGCTCGACCTCGGCGAAGTGACGGCGGATGTCGACGGCGAAACACGTCGCGCGGAAATCAGTGAACTGGAATTCGAGTTGAAGTCGGGTAACGAACACGCGCTGGAAACGCTCTCCGCCGAAGTGCGCGGCGCGTTTCCGGAACTCGTTCCCGAAGATCTGAGCAAGGCGCAGCGCGGCTACCGGCTGCGCGAGCAGCCACAAAGCGGTATTCAAGACGCCGAAGCATGA
- the trpC gene encoding indole-3-glycerol phosphate synthase TrpC, whose product MSDILDRIIAVKREEVRAAEQSAPLEELKLEASARDLRDFVGALRAKHAAGQAAVIAEVKKASPSKGVIREDFVPADIARSYEKGGAACLSVLTDVQFFKGSVAYLEEARAACSLPVLRKDFIVDPYQVIEARAMGADCILLIAAALELSQMQDLEAYAHSLGLAVLVEVHDTDELRDALTLKTPLIGINNRNLRTFQTTIDTTIGMLESMPDDRIVVTESGILSRLDVERLRAMRVDTFLVGEAFMRADDPGAELARMFF is encoded by the coding sequence ATGAGCGACATTCTCGATCGCATCATCGCGGTCAAGCGCGAGGAAGTTCGCGCCGCCGAACAGAGCGCGCCGCTCGAAGAGCTGAAGCTCGAAGCGAGCGCGCGTGACCTGCGCGATTTCGTCGGCGCATTGCGCGCGAAGCACGCCGCCGGACAAGCCGCGGTGATCGCCGAGGTGAAGAAGGCGAGCCCGTCGAAAGGCGTGATACGCGAGGACTTCGTGCCCGCCGACATCGCGCGTTCGTACGAAAAAGGCGGTGCCGCGTGCCTGTCCGTGCTCACCGACGTGCAGTTCTTCAAAGGCAGCGTCGCGTATCTGGAAGAAGCGCGCGCCGCGTGCAGCCTGCCGGTGCTGCGCAAGGACTTCATCGTCGATCCTTACCAGGTGATCGAAGCCCGCGCGATGGGCGCGGACTGCATCTTGCTGATCGCAGCAGCACTGGAACTCTCGCAGATGCAGGACCTGGAAGCGTACGCGCATTCGCTCGGTCTCGCCGTGCTCGTCGAAGTCCACGACACCGACGAACTGCGCGACGCGCTCACGCTCAAGACGCCGCTCATCGGCATCAACAATCGCAACCTGCGCACGTTCCAGACGACGATCGACACGACCATCGGCATGCTCGAATCCATGCCGGACGACCGTATCGTGGTGACGGAATCGGGCATTCTCTCGCGTCTCGACGTCGAGCGGCTGCGCGCGATGCGCGTGGACACCTTCCTCGTCGGCGAGGCGTTCATGCGCGCCGACGACCCGGGCGCTGAACTCGCCCGCATGTTCTTTTAA
- a CDS encoding UbiH/UbiF family hydroxylase, which translates to MTSHPLTFHAVVVGGGLVGKTAALALAQSGRRVALLAPPAAGLPPGAVFDSRIYALSSSSETLLERLRVWQALDRSRLGPVFDMRVFGDTHAELHFSAFQASVPQLAWIVESTLIEQALDAALRFQPSLSWFEARAQGMTIDDDAAHVTLSSGETLETDLIVGADGAHSWVRAQMGAKMHRRDYGQTGVVANFKSERPHGETAYQWFRDTEIIALLPLPGDHVSLVWSARTEHADELLALDPAQLAAQVEAATQNTLGALECVTPAQGFPLGLQTVDRLVAPRVALVGDAAHLIHPLCGQGMNLGLRDVATLADVIANKEAFRDLGDPILLRRYERARREDIQKLTIVTDGMQRLFSAPGTFAQAIRNTGMALVGAQPLAKRWLVSAALG; encoded by the coding sequence ATGACTTCGCATCCCTTGACCTTTCACGCGGTCGTCGTCGGTGGCGGGCTTGTCGGCAAGACCGCCGCGCTCGCGCTCGCCCAGTCCGGCCGGCGCGTCGCGCTGCTTGCGCCGCCCGCAGCCGGTCTGCCGCCCGGCGCCGTCTTCGATTCGCGCATCTACGCGTTGTCGTCCAGTTCGGAGACGCTGCTCGAACGACTGCGCGTGTGGCAGGCGCTCGATCGCTCGCGGCTCGGCCCGGTGTTCGACATGCGCGTGTTCGGCGACACGCACGCCGAACTGCACTTCTCGGCGTTTCAGGCTTCGGTGCCGCAACTCGCGTGGATCGTCGAATCGACGTTGATCGAACAGGCGCTCGACGCCGCCTTGCGCTTCCAGCCGAGCCTTTCGTGGTTCGAGGCGCGCGCGCAGGGCATGACGATCGACGACGACGCCGCGCACGTCACGCTGTCGAGCGGCGAAACGCTGGAAACGGACCTGATCGTCGGCGCGGACGGCGCGCATTCGTGGGTGCGCGCGCAAATGGGCGCGAAGATGCATCGCCGCGATTACGGTCAAACGGGCGTCGTCGCGAACTTCAAGTCCGAGCGGCCGCACGGCGAAACCGCATATCAATGGTTCCGCGATACCGAAATCATCGCGCTGTTGCCGCTTCCGGGCGATCATGTGTCGCTCGTCTGGTCCGCGCGCACGGAGCACGCGGACGAACTGCTCGCGCTCGATCCGGCGCAACTGGCCGCGCAAGTCGAAGCGGCTACGCAAAACACGCTCGGCGCGCTCGAATGCGTGACGCCCGCGCAGGGCTTTCCGCTCGGGCTGCAGACGGTGGACCGGCTCGTCGCGCCGCGCGTGGCGCTCGTCGGCGATGCCGCGCATCTCATTCATCCGCTGTGCGGGCAGGGCATGAATCTCGGCCTGCGCGATGTCGCCACGCTCGCCGATGTCATCGCGAACAAGGAAGCCTTCCGCGATCTCGGCGACCCGATTCTGCTGCGCCGCTACGAGCGCGCGCGCCGCGAAGACATACAGAAGCTGACGATCGTGACGGACGGCATGCAGCGCCTGTTTTCCGCGCCGGGCACGTTCGCGCAGGCGATTCGCAATACCGGCATGGCGCTCGTCGGCGCCCAGCCGCTCGCCAAGCGCTGGCTCGTCTCGGCGGCGCTCGGGTGA
- a CDS encoding uracil-DNA glycosylase, whose product MNRQPSLFAEPEGAMDAPAFTTLESQFDALPADWRRHLMPFIESPRYATLCAFVDAERAAGKTVYPADVFRALRLTHPGDVKVIILGQDPYHGEDKGAPQAHGLAFSVPAPVRPPPSLRNIFKEIQASLGFAAPSHGCLDAWAKQGVLLLNTSLTVERDKAGSHAKRGWEQCTDTLIHEMALRHDGLVFMLWGAHAQAKRGLIEGTGKAHCVLEAPHPSPLSAHRGFLGCGHFARANAYLVEHGRAPIDWRLPPA is encoded by the coding sequence ATGAATCGCCAGCCTTCCCTGTTTGCCGAGCCGGAAGGCGCGATGGACGCACCCGCGTTCACCACGCTCGAAAGCCAGTTCGACGCGCTGCCCGCCGATTGGCGGCGGCATTTGATGCCGTTCATCGAAAGCCCGCGCTATGCGACGCTCTGCGCGTTCGTGGATGCGGAGCGCGCCGCCGGCAAGACCGTCTATCCCGCCGACGTTTTTCGCGCGCTGCGTCTGACGCACCCCGGCGACGTCAAGGTCATCATTCTCGGCCAGGACCCGTATCACGGGGAAGACAAGGGCGCGCCGCAAGCGCACGGCCTCGCGTTTTCGGTGCCCGCGCCGGTGCGGCCGCCGCCGTCGCTGCGCAATATCTTCAAGGAGATTCAGGCGAGTCTCGGGTTCGCGGCGCCGTCGCATGGTTGTCTCGATGCCTGGGCGAAGCAAGGCGTGCTGCTTCTGAACACGTCGCTCACGGTCGAGCGCGATAAGGCGGGCAGTCACGCCAAGCGCGGCTGGGAGCAATGCACCGACACGCTCATCCACGAGATGGCGCTGCGGCACGACGGACTCGTGTTCATGTTGTGGGGCGCGCACGCGCAGGCCAAGCGCGGGTTGATCGAGGGCACCGGCAAGGCGCACTGCGTGCTGGAAGCGCCGCATCCGTCGCCGCTCTCCGCGCATCGCGGGTTTCTCGGCTGCGGGCATTTCGCGCGGGCGAACGCGTATCTCGTCGAACACGGACGAGCGCCGATCGACTGGCGCTTGCCGCCTGCATAA
- the ychF gene encoding redox-regulated ATPase YchF codes for MSLQCGIVGLPNVGKSTLFNALTKAGIAAENYPFCTIEPNVGVVEVPDARLQALAEIVKPERILPAVVEFVDIAGLVAGASKGEGLGNQFLANIRETDAITHVVRCFEDENVIHVAGKVDPLADIEVIDTELALADLATVEKALTRYSKAAKSGNDKEAAKLVAVLDKVRAQLDQAKPVRALSLTDEEQALIKPFCLITSKPTMYVANVKEDGFENNPYLDAVRKHAEAEGAPVVAVCAAIEAEIADLDDADKQDFLADMGMDEPGLNRVIRAGFKLLGLQTYFTAGVKEVRAWTIHIGDTAPQAAGAIHTDFERGFIRAQTISFDDYVAFKGEQGAKEAGKMRAEGKEYVVQDGDVMNFLFNV; via the coding sequence ATGAGCCTCCAATGCGGCATCGTCGGCTTGCCTAACGTCGGCAAGTCCACGCTTTTCAATGCACTGACCAAGGCGGGGATTGCCGCCGAGAACTATCCGTTCTGCACCATCGAGCCGAACGTCGGCGTCGTCGAAGTGCCGGACGCGCGCCTTCAGGCGCTCGCCGAGATCGTGAAACCCGAGCGCATCCTGCCGGCTGTCGTCGAGTTCGTCGATATCGCGGGTCTCGTCGCGGGCGCGAGCAAGGGCGAAGGCCTCGGCAACCAGTTTCTGGCGAACATCCGCGAAACGGATGCGATCACGCACGTCGTGCGCTGCTTCGAAGACGAAAACGTGATTCACGTCGCGGGCAAGGTCGATCCGCTCGCGGACATCGAAGTCATCGACACGGAACTCGCGCTCGCCGACCTCGCCACAGTCGAGAAGGCGCTCACGCGTTATTCGAAAGCGGCGAAATCGGGCAACGACAAGGAAGCGGCGAAACTCGTCGCGGTGCTCGACAAAGTGCGCGCGCAGCTCGATCAGGCGAAGCCGGTGCGGGCGCTTTCGCTGACCGACGAGGAGCAGGCGCTCATCAAGCCGTTCTGCCTCATCACGTCCAAGCCGACGATGTACGTCGCGAACGTGAAGGAAGACGGCTTCGAGAACAATCCGTACCTCGACGCCGTGCGCAAGCACGCGGAAGCCGAGGGCGCGCCGGTGGTCGCGGTGTGCGCGGCGATCGAAGCAGAAATCGCCGATCTGGACGATGCCGACAAACAGGATTTCCTCGCCGACATGGGCATGGACGAGCCGGGGCTGAACCGTGTCATCCGCGCGGGCTTCAAACTGCTCGGCTTGCAGACGTACTTCACGGCCGGCGTGAAGGAAGTCCGCGCGTGGACGATTCACATCGGCGATACGGCGCCCCAGGCGGCCGGCGCCATCCACACAGATTTCGAGCGCGGCTTCATCCGTGCGCAGACCATCTCGTTCGATGACTACGTCGCGTTCAAGGGCGAGCAAGGCGCGAAGGAAGCCGGGAAAATGCGCGCGGAAGGGAAGGAATATGTCGTGCAGGACGGGGATGTGATGAATTTCTTGTTCAACGTCTGA
- a CDS encoding FMN-dependent NADH-azoreductase, with protein sequence MTTILQINSAARSQGAQSTLLADELTAKLQQSNPGAKIVVRNLLADNLPHLDDATLGAFFTPADKRTPEQAAIDAKSIALIEELQAADIVVIAAPLYNFGISSQLKAYFDQIARAGITFRYTANGPEGLVKGKKVFVVSARGGKYVGTPHDSQTPYLKSFLGFLGMTDVNFIYAEGLNMGADVAGTALAQAREAIAAL encoded by the coding sequence ATGACGACGATTCTGCAAATCAATTCCGCCGCGCGTTCGCAAGGCGCTCAGTCGACGCTGCTCGCCGACGAACTCACCGCGAAACTGCAACAAAGCAATCCGGGCGCGAAGATCGTTGTGCGCAATCTGCTCGCCGACAACCTGCCGCACCTCGACGACGCCACGCTAGGCGCGTTCTTCACGCCCGCCGACAAGCGCACGCCCGAGCAGGCCGCCATCGACGCGAAGAGCATCGCGCTGATCGAAGAACTGCAGGCGGCGGATATCGTCGTGATCGCGGCGCCGCTGTACAACTTCGGCATTTCGTCGCAACTGAAGGCGTACTTCGACCAGATCGCGCGGGCCGGCATCACGTTCCGCTACACGGCGAACGGTCCGGAAGGTCTCGTGAAGGGCAAGAAGGTGTTCGTGGTATCGGCGCGCGGCGGCAAGTATGTCGGCACGCCGCATGACTCGCAGACGCCGTATCTGAAGTCGTTCCTCGGCTTCCTCGGCATGACGGATGTCAACTTCATCTACGCCGAAGGCCTGAACATGGGCGCGGACGTGGCCGGCACGGCGCTGGCGCAAGCGCGCGAGGCGATCGCGGCGCTGTAA
- a CDS encoding DsbC family protein, whose product MKTTLRLALAAAATLAATLGLGCSAQADQTTDKLKSTLEARMGEATIKSIDKTPIPGLYEVNLGTQIVYSDATGNYVMVGDLVDTRSNKNLTEARLSETNKIDFAKLPFENAVKVVKGNGSRKIAVFSDPNCPYCKQLESSLKSIDNVTVYTFLYPVLSPDSTEKSKSIWCSKDRAMSWESWMLDRKPPTTAGTCDTAAIDKNLKLGHAMNVSGTPTVFLADGRRLPGAVPADRLEKEISAAH is encoded by the coding sequence ATGAAAACAACTCTTCGCCTTGCTCTCGCCGCGGCAGCCACGCTCGCCGCGACGCTCGGCCTCGGCTGCTCGGCGCAGGCCGATCAAACCACCGACAAGCTCAAATCGACGCTCGAAGCGCGCATGGGCGAAGCGACCATCAAGAGCATCGACAAGACGCCGATTCCGGGGCTCTACGAAGTGAACCTCGGCACGCAGATCGTCTATAGCGACGCGACCGGCAACTACGTGATGGTCGGCGATCTCGTCGACACGCGCAGCAACAAGAATCTGACCGAAGCGCGGCTTTCCGAGACCAACAAGATCGACTTCGCGAAGCTGCCGTTTGAGAACGCGGTGAAGGTCGTCAAAGGCAACGGCAGCCGCAAGATCGCGGTGTTTTCGGATCCGAACTGTCCGTATTGCAAGCAGCTCGAATCGTCGCTGAAGTCCATCGACAACGTGACCGTGTACACGTTTCTGTATCCGGTGCTGTCGCCGGATTCGACCGAGAAGTCGAAGTCGATCTGGTGCTCGAAAGATCGCGCGATGAGCTGGGAAAGCTGGATGCTCGACCGCAAGCCGCCGACCACCGCCGGCACGTGCGACACCGCCGCGATCGACAAGAACCTGAAGCTCGGCCACGCGATGAACGTCTCCGGCACGCCGACGGTGTTTCTCGCGGACGGCCGCCGTCTGCCGGGCGCGGTGCCCGCCGACCGGCTGGAAAAGGAAATCTCGGCCGCGCACTGA
- the trpD gene encoding anthranilate phosphoribosyltransferase produces the protein MTITAQEALQRTIEHREIFHDEMLHLMRQIMRAEMSPVMAAAIITGLRVKKETIGEIAAAATVMREFANHVDVADNSNFVDIVGTGGDGSHTFNISTASMFVTAAAGAKVAKHGNRGVSSKSGSADVLEALGVNIDLTPEQVAASIAETGMGFMFAPNHHPAMKNIAAVRRELGVRTIFNILGPLTNPASAPNQLQGVFHEDLVGIQVRVMQRLGAKHVLVVHGKDGMDEVSLGAATKVGELRHGEVREYEIHPEDFGLQMVSNRSLKVQDAQESKAMLLGALNNKAGVAREIVILNAGAALYAADRCDSIADGMAAARETIESGAAREKVEALVRFTQQFTK, from the coding sequence ATGACGATCACTGCACAAGAAGCCCTGCAACGCACCATCGAGCACCGCGAAATCTTTCACGACGAAATGCTGCATCTCATGCGCCAGATCATGCGCGCGGAGATGTCGCCCGTGATGGCCGCCGCGATCATCACCGGCTTGCGCGTGAAGAAGGAAACCATCGGCGAGATCGCGGCGGCGGCGACCGTCATGCGCGAATTCGCCAATCACGTCGACGTGGCGGACAACTCCAATTTCGTCGATATCGTCGGCACGGGTGGCGACGGCTCGCACACTTTCAACATCTCCACGGCGTCGATGTTCGTCACGGCAGCAGCCGGCGCGAAAGTCGCAAAGCACGGCAATCGCGGCGTGTCGAGCAAATCGGGCAGCGCGGACGTGCTCGAAGCACTCGGCGTCAACATCGACCTCACGCCGGAGCAAGTGGCCGCCTCCATCGCCGAAACGGGCATGGGCTTCATGTTCGCGCCGAATCATCATCCGGCTATGAAGAACATCGCGGCCGTGCGGCGCGAACTCGGCGTGCGAACCATCTTCAATATTCTCGGGCCGCTCACGAATCCGGCGAGCGCGCCGAACCAGCTTCAGGGCGTGTTCCACGAAGACCTCGTCGGCATTCAGGTTCGCGTGATGCAGCGGCTGGGCGCGAAACACGTGCTCGTCGTGCACGGCAAGGACGGCATGGATGAAGTCTCGCTCGGCGCGGCGACGAAAGTTGGCGAACTGAGGCACGGCGAAGTGCGCGAGTACGAGATTCATCCGGAAGACTTCGGCTTGCAGATGGTCTCGAACCGATCGCTCAAAGTGCAGGACGCGCAGGAGTCGAAGGCCATGCTGCTCGGCGCGCTGAACAACAAGGCGGGCGTCGCGCGCGAGATCGTCATACTGAACGCGGGCGCGGCGCTCTATGCCGCCGACAGGTGCGATTCGATCGCCGACGGCATGGCCGCCGCGCGCGAAACCATCGAAAGCGGCGCGGCGCGCGAGAAGGTCGAGGCCTTGGTACGCTTCACGCAGCAATTCACGAAATAA
- a CDS encoding DUF3761 domain-containing protein yields the protein MKRHSRIGAFVAGCVIALTCAPAHAYYSPQQPNESDLDSHRHYRNHDGNVIHSPARSRSGAVPEGASAQCRDGTYSFSQHHSGTCSRHGGVARWE from the coding sequence ATGAAGAGACATTCACGAATCGGCGCGTTCGTAGCGGGTTGCGTGATCGCACTGACGTGCGCGCCCGCCCATGCTTATTACAGCCCGCAGCAACCGAACGAATCCGACCTCGATTCCCACCGCCACTACCGCAACCACGACGGCAACGTCATCCACTCCCCCGCCCGCTCGCGTTCGGGCGCCGTTCCCGAAGGCGCAAGCGCGCAATGCCGCGACGGAACCTACAGCTTCAGCCAGCATCACAGCGGGACGTGTTCGCGGCATGGGGGCGTCGCGCGCTGGGAATAG
- a CDS encoding M61 family metallopeptidase, whose amino-acid sequence MTPLTQPVRYSIVPKNPAAHLFEVTLTVAQPDPAGQRFLLPVWIPGSYMIREFARNIVTLQAFNAAGRRVAIEKTDKHAWRAAPVDGPITLRYEVYAWDMSVRAAHLDDTVGFFNGTSVFLAVEGQSSAPCVVDIQPPPGGAHRNWRVATALAESRGTKRYGFGSYEAANYDELIDHPVTLGEFALGNFTAHGVKHDIVIAGRVVALDMQRLAADLKRVCEAQIALFEPRTKKAPMDRYVFMTVAVSDGYGGLEHRASTALICNRTDLPVQGRPEMTDGYRTYLGLCSHEYFHTWNVKRIKPAAFAPYDLSQENYTSLLWLFEGFTSYYDDLMLVRSGLIGAGDYFSLLGKTIGGVLRGSGRLKQSVAQSSFDAWVKYYRADENAANAIVSYYQKGSLVALAFDLSIRAQTENRKSLDDVMRLLWQRYGRDFYNGKPRGIREEDVEALFAEATGADLRALFRDGVRGTRDLPLDALLDPFGIALAPDMPTNGTAGKPSLGARVRGGAECTLAVVHDGGAAQKAGLSAGDVLVAIDGLRVTGSNLDALLSRYLPGARIEVHTFRRDELRRTEVRLDAPEVSRYVLTAMDGRGPSKQWRERWLKG is encoded by the coding sequence ATGACTCCGCTCACGCAACCGGTGCGCTACAGCATCGTTCCGAAGAACCCGGCGGCGCATCTGTTCGAAGTGACGCTCACCGTCGCGCAGCCCGATCCGGCTGGACAGCGGTTCCTGCTGCCGGTGTGGATTCCCGGCAGCTACATGATCCGCGAATTCGCCCGCAATATCGTGACGCTGCAGGCGTTCAACGCGGCCGGCCGGCGCGTCGCCATCGAAAAGACGGACAAGCACGCGTGGCGAGCCGCGCCAGTCGACGGCCCGATCACGCTGCGCTACGAAGTCTATGCGTGGGACATGTCGGTGCGCGCCGCGCATTTGGACGATACCGTCGGATTCTTCAACGGCACCAGCGTCTTTCTCGCGGTGGAAGGGCAATCGAGCGCGCCGTGCGTCGTCGATATTCAGCCGCCGCCCGGCGGCGCGCACCGTAACTGGCGCGTCGCGACGGCGCTCGCCGAATCTCGCGGAACGAAGCGCTACGGCTTCGGCAGCTACGAAGCGGCGAACTACGACGAACTGATCGACCATCCCGTCACGCTCGGCGAATTCGCGCTCGGCAACTTCACCGCGCACGGCGTGAAGCACGACATCGTGATCGCGGGGCGCGTCGTCGCGCTGGACATGCAGCGGCTCGCGGCGGACCTGAAGCGCGTGTGCGAAGCGCAGATCGCGCTCTTCGAGCCGCGCACGAAGAAAGCGCCGATGGACCGCTACGTGTTCATGACCGTCGCCGTCAGCGATGGTTATGGCGGGCTGGAGCACCGGGCATCGACGGCGCTGATCTGCAATCGCACCGACCTTCCGGTGCAGGGCCGCCCGGAAATGACGGACGGCTATCGCACGTATCTGGGCTTGTGCAGCCACGAGTACTTCCATACGTGGAACGTGAAGCGCATCAAGCCGGCGGCGTTCGCGCCGTACGACTTGTCGCAGGAGAATTACACGTCGCTGCTTTGGCTTTTCGAGGGCTTCACGTCGTATTACGACGATCTGATGCTCGTGCGCAGCGGTCTCATCGGCGCGGGCGATTATTTCTCGCTGCTCGGCAAGACCATCGGCGGCGTGCTGCGGGGCAGCGGGCGGCTCAAGCAATCGGTCGCGCAGAGTTCGTTCGATGCATGGGTCAAGTACTATCGCGCCGACGAAAATGCGGCCAACGCCATCGTCAGCTATTACCAGAAGGGATCGCTGGTCGCGCTGGCGTTCGACTTGTCGATTCGCGCGCAGACCGAGAACCGCAAGTCGCTCGATGACGTGATGCGGCTGCTCTGGCAGCGATACGGCCGCGACTTCTACAACGGCAAGCCGCGCGGCATCCGCGAGGAAGACGTCGAGGCGCTGTTTGCGGAGGCAACCGGCGCGGACCTGCGCGCGCTCTTTCGCGATGGCGTGCGCGGCACGCGCGATCTGCCGCTCGATGCGCTGCTCGACCCGTTCGGTATCGCGCTCGCGCCCGACATGCCGACCAACGGCACGGCCGGCAAGCCGTCGCTCGGGGCGCGGGTGCGCGGCGGCGCGGAATGCACGCTCGCGGTCGTTCATGACGGCGGCGCGGCGCAGAAGGCGGGACTGTCGGCAGGCGACGTGCTGGTGGCCATTGACGGCCTGCGCGTCACCGGGTCGAATCTGGACGCGCTGCTGTCGCGCTATCTGCCGGGCGCGAGAATCGAGGTGCACACGTTCCGCCGCGACGAACTGCGTCGCACTGAAGTCAGGCTCGACGCGCCGGAAGTGTCGCGCTATGTGCTGACCGCGATGGACGGCCGCGGTCCGTCGAAGCAGTGGCGCGAGCGCTGGCTGAAAGGCTGA
- a CDS encoding aminodeoxychorismate/anthranilate synthase component II, with protein MLLMIDNYDSFTYNLVQYFGELGEDVRTYRNDEITLDQIAELQPERICLSPGPSNPQHAGITLDVLREFSGKLPILGVCLGHQAIGEAFGGRVVRAQTIMHGKVSQIETDCKGVFSDLPKHFNVTRYHSLAIERESLPDCLEVSAWTADGEIMGVRHKELAVEGVQFHPESILSEHGHALLENFVKNTASGKRA; from the coding sequence ATGCTGCTGATGATCGACAACTACGATTCGTTCACCTATAACCTGGTCCAGTACTTCGGCGAGCTCGGCGAGGACGTGCGCACGTATCGCAACGACGAAATCACGCTCGACCAGATCGCGGAACTGCAACCCGAGCGCATCTGTCTCTCGCCCGGGCCGAGCAATCCGCAGCACGCGGGCATCACGCTCGACGTGCTGCGCGAATTCTCCGGCAAGCTGCCGATTCTCGGCGTCTGCCTCGGCCATCAGGCAATCGGCGAGGCGTTCGGCGGGCGTGTCGTGCGCGCGCAGACCATCATGCACGGCAAGGTGAGCCAGATCGAGACGGACTGCAAGGGCGTCTTCTCCGATCTTCCGAAGCACTTCAACGTCACGCGCTATCACTCGCTCGCCATCGAGCGCGAGTCGTTGCCGGACTGCCTCGAAGTGTCGGCGTGGACGGCGGACGGCGAAATCATGGGCGTGCGCCACAAGGAACTCGCCGTGGAAGGCGTGCAGTTCCATCCGGAATCCATTCTTTCCGAGCACGGCCACGCGCTGCTCGAAAACTTCGTGAAGAACACGGCGTCCGGCAAGCGGGCTTAA